A DNA window from Enterobacter cloacae subsp. cloacae ATCC 13047 contains the following coding sequences:
- the bcsE gene encoding cellulose biosynthesis c-di-GMP-binding protein BcsE: MDSIFSIGIQSLWDELRHMPVGGVWWVNSDRNEDAISLVNQTIAAQGKDCRVAVISMGEDPKQIITLERDRGPQTVRLFSMPSEVDSLYYLSRDIQCSINPDRFLLILKCSHNALQNIPTEKLLQWLEKINKWAKFQNCTLLIINPGSNNDKLFSLLMAEYRSLFGLASLRDQAGSYLYDIAFWCNEKGVSARQQLTLKHIDGEWHLAQQEETVVQPRSDEKRILSHIAVLEGAPALSENWSLFESNEALFHEARTTQAATLVFSLMQNNQIEMLARQIHTLRRQRGSALKIVVRENNTSLRATDERLLLGCGANMVIPWNAPLSRCLTLIESVQGQQFNRHVPEDISTLLSMTQPMKLRGYQKWDTFCDAVGNMMNNTLLPADGKGVMVALRPVPGIRVEQALTLCRPNRTGDIMTIGDNRLVLFLSFCRVNDLDTALNHIFPLPTGDIFSNRMIWFEDNLISAELVQMRALAPENWVKPLPVTSDIKPILNARHDGHIWRRVPEPLRLLTENGENAPS, from the coding sequence GTGGACTCCATATTTTCTATTGGCATCCAGTCATTATGGGACGAATTGCGCCACATGCCAGTCGGAGGAGTCTGGTGGGTTAATTCGGATCGTAATGAAGATGCTATCAGTCTGGTAAACCAGACAATTGCCGCGCAGGGTAAGGACTGCCGGGTCGCTGTCATTAGTATGGGCGAAGACCCGAAGCAAATTATTACGCTTGAGCGAGACCGCGGTCCACAGACGGTACGCTTGTTTTCCATGCCGTCGGAAGTAGATAGTCTATACTATTTGTCCCGCGACATTCAGTGTTCCATCAATCCAGACCGCTTTTTATTGATTCTTAAATGTTCACATAATGCCCTGCAAAATATCCCGACGGAGAAACTGCTGCAGTGGCTGGAAAAAATCAATAAATGGGCAAAATTTCAAAATTGCACGCTATTGATAATCAATCCCGGCAGTAATAACGACAAGCTGTTCTCACTTTTAATGGCGGAGTATCGCTCGCTATTCGGCCTGGCGAGTCTGCGCGACCAGGCGGGCAGCTATCTCTACGATATTGCATTCTGGTGTAATGAAAAAGGCGTGAGCGCCAGACAGCAACTTACGCTTAAACATATTGACGGCGAGTGGCACCTTGCCCAGCAAGAAGAAACCGTGGTGCAACCGCGCAGCGATGAAAAACGGATCCTGAGCCATATTGCGGTACTGGAGGGGGCGCCCGCGCTGTCTGAAAACTGGTCCCTGTTTGAGTCCAATGAAGCGCTTTTTCATGAAGCCCGCACGACGCAGGCGGCAACCCTTGTTTTCTCGCTGATGCAGAACAACCAGATTGAAATGCTGGCACGACAAATTCATACCTTACGTCGTCAACGCGGCAGCGCGTTAAAAATTGTGGTACGCGAAAACAATACCAGCCTGCGTGCCACGGACGAACGTCTGCTTTTGGGCTGTGGCGCAAACATGGTTATCCCGTGGAATGCCCCTCTGTCACGCTGCCTGACGCTTATCGAAAGTGTCCAGGGGCAGCAGTTCAACCGCCACGTACCGGAAGATATTTCCACGCTGCTTTCCATGACGCAGCCGATGAAACTGCGTGGTTATCAGAAATGGGATACCTTCTGCGATGCCGTTGGCAACATGATGAACAACACGCTGCTTCCTGCAGACGGGAAAGGGGTAATGGTTGCCCTGCGTCCTGTACCGGGGATCCGCGTGGAACAGGCGCTCACCTTATGCCGCCCGAACCGTACCGGGGACATCATGACGATTGGCGACAACCGCCTGGTACTGTTTTTGTCTTTTTGTCGGGTAAACGATCTCGATACCGCGCTGAACCATATCTTCCCGCTGCCTACCGGGGATATTTTCTCAAACCGTATGATTTGGTTCGAAGACAATCTGATCAGCGCTGAGCTGGTGCAGATGCGTGCCCTCGCGCCTGAAAACTGGGTGAAACCGCTACCTGTCACGAGCGATATCAAACCGATCCTCAATGCACGGCATGACGGCCATATCTGGCGTCGGGTTCCGGAACCCCTTCGCTTATTAACTGAGAATGGGGAGAACGCACCATCATGA
- the bcsF gene encoding cellulose biosynthesis protein BcsF, whose protein sequence is MMNISDIIQLVVFCALIFFPLGYYARHSLRRIRDTARMAFGKPRYVKPAGTLTRATHVKADRKHD, encoded by the coding sequence ATCATGAATATCAGCGATATCATTCAACTGGTTGTATTCTGTGCGCTGATCTTTTTCCCGCTTGGTTATTATGCACGCCATTCACTGCGTCGTATTCGCGATACGGCCAGAATGGCGTTTGGCAAACCTCGCTATGTCAAACCAGCCGGAACACTGACACGGGCAACACACGTCAAGGCAGACCGAAAACATGACTAA
- the bcsG gene encoding cellulose biosynthesis protein BcsG codes for MTNSTYTASSPSPLWQYWRGLSGWNFYFLVKFGLLWAGYLNFHPLLNLVFMAFLLMPLPNIRLHRLRHWVAIPLGFALFWHDTWLPGPDSIMSQGSQVAGFSASYILDLTERFINWQMIGAVFVLLVAWLFLSQWIRVTVFVVAIMIWLNVLTLAGPSFSLWPAGQPTSTVTTTGGSAAATVATAGDTPVVGDIPAQTAPPTSTNLNAWLSSFYTAEDKRQTKFPDALPADAQPFELLVINICSLSWADVDAAGLMSHPLWSHFDIQFKDFNSATSYSGPAAIRLLRASCGQPSHKNLYQPAGNQCYLFDNLAKLGFTQHLMLGHNGQFGNFLKEVREEGGMQAPLMDQTGLPVTLLGFDGSPVYDDTAVLQRWLQTIEKDSNPRSATFYNTLPLHDGNHFPGVSKTADYKVRAQKFFDELDAFFTELEKSGRKVMVVVVPEHGGALKGDRMQVSGLRDIPSPSITNVPAGIKFFGMKAPHQGAPIEITQPVSYLAISELVARAVDGKLFVEDSVNWDQLTSNLPQTAEVSENANAVVIQYQNKPYVRLNGGDWVPYPQ; via the coding sequence ATGACTAACTCAACTTATACCGCTTCGTCACCATCGCCTCTGTGGCAATACTGGCGCGGCCTTTCCGGCTGGAACTTCTACTTTCTGGTGAAGTTTGGTCTGCTGTGGGCTGGCTATCTGAACTTCCATCCTCTGCTGAACCTGGTGTTTATGGCCTTCCTGCTGATGCCGCTGCCCAATATCAGGCTGCATCGCTTGCGTCACTGGGTTGCCATCCCGCTGGGTTTTGCGCTGTTCTGGCATGATACCTGGCTGCCGGGGCCGGACAGCATCATGAGTCAGGGTTCGCAGGTCGCCGGGTTTAGCGCCAGCTATATCCTCGACCTGACCGAGCGCTTTATTAACTGGCAGATGATTGGCGCGGTCTTTGTGCTGCTGGTTGCCTGGCTGTTTCTGTCACAGTGGATCCGCGTCACGGTGTTTGTCGTTGCCATTATGATTTGGCTGAACGTTCTGACGCTGGCTGGGCCAAGTTTTTCCCTGTGGCCTGCCGGTCAACCGACCAGCACGGTGACCACCACCGGAGGAAGCGCGGCAGCAACCGTTGCCACGGCTGGCGACACGCCGGTGGTGGGCGATATTCCAGCGCAGACCGCACCGCCGACCTCAACCAACCTGAATGCCTGGCTTTCCAGCTTCTACACCGCGGAAGATAAGCGTCAGACTAAATTCCCGGATGCACTCCCGGCGGATGCTCAGCCGTTTGAACTGCTGGTAATTAACATCTGCTCCCTCTCCTGGGCTGACGTTGATGCGGCTGGTTTAATGTCGCACCCGCTGTGGTCGCATTTCGATATCCAGTTTAAAGACTTTAACTCTGCCACCTCGTACAGCGGCCCGGCGGCCATCCGCCTGCTGCGAGCAAGCTGCGGCCAGCCATCGCACAAGAATTTGTATCAGCCCGCTGGCAACCAGTGTTATCTGTTCGATAACCTGGCGAAACTGGGCTTTACGCAGCACCTGATGCTGGGGCATAACGGTCAGTTCGGTAACTTCCTGAAAGAGGTACGTGAAGAAGGGGGTATGCAGGCACCGCTGATGGATCAAACCGGGCTGCCGGTCACGCTGCTGGGCTTCGACGGCTCGCCAGTCTATGACGATACCGCCGTGCTACAGCGCTGGCTGCAGACCATTGAAAAAGACAGCAATCCGCGCAGCGCCACGTTCTATAACACCCTGCCCCTTCACGACGGTAACCACTTCCCGGGCGTGAGCAAAACGGCGGATTACAAAGTGCGTGCGCAGAAGTTCTTTGATGAGCTGGATGCGTTCTTCACTGAGCTGGAAAAATCTGGCCGTAAAGTGATGGTGGTTGTCGTTCCGGAGCACGGTGGGGCGCTGAAAGGCGACAGAATGCAGGTTTCCGGCCTGCGCGATATCCCCAGCCCGTCCATTACCAACGTGCCTGCCGGGATTAAATTCTTTGGTATGAAGGCACCGCATCAGGGCGCGCCGATTGAGATCACTCAGCCAGTCAGCTATCTGGCCATCTCTGAGCTCGTGGCCCGCGCGGTCGATGGTAAGCTGTTTGTGGAAGATAGCGTGAACTGGGATCAGCTCACCAGCAATCTGCCGCAAACCGCGGAAGTGTCAGAGAATGCGAATGCGGTTGTCATTCAGTACCAGAACAAACCGTACGTTCGCCTGAACGGCGGAGACTGGGTACCTTATCCGCAGTAA
- the birA gene encoding bifunctional biotin--[acetyl-CoA-carboxylase] ligase/biotin operon repressor BirA produces the protein MKDNTIPLTLIGILADGEFHSGEQLGEQLGMSRAAINKHIQTLRDWGVDVFTVPGKGYSLPEPIQLLNEELIRSQIGQGNVAVLPVIDSTNQYLLERIGELESGDACVAEYQQAGRGRRGRKWFSPFGANLYLSMYWRLEQGPAAAVGLSLVIGIVMAEVLHELGADKVRVKWPNDLYLNDRKLAGILVELTGKTGDAAQIVIGAGLNMVMRNVQSDVVNQAWTNLQEAGITIDRNTLAVRMIKELRTSLSLFEQEGLASFLSRWEKLDNFINRPVKLLIGDKEIYGISRGIDAQGALLLEQDGVIKPWVGGEISLRSAE, from the coding sequence GTGAAGGACAATACCATCCCGTTAACCCTGATTGGCATCCTGGCCGACGGTGAGTTTCATTCTGGCGAGCAATTAGGCGAGCAGCTGGGCATGAGCCGTGCTGCCATTAATAAACATATTCAGACCCTCCGCGACTGGGGGGTTGATGTCTTCACCGTGCCCGGAAAAGGCTACAGCCTGCCGGAGCCCATTCAGCTCCTGAACGAAGAACTCATCCGCAGCCAGATAGGGCAGGGTAACGTGGCCGTATTGCCGGTCATCGATTCGACAAACCAGTACCTGCTGGAGCGGATAGGCGAGCTGGAATCAGGGGATGCCTGCGTTGCAGAGTACCAGCAGGCCGGGCGCGGCCGTCGCGGGCGTAAATGGTTCTCACCGTTTGGCGCAAACCTCTATCTTTCCATGTACTGGCGCCTTGAGCAGGGGCCTGCCGCCGCAGTGGGTCTGAGTCTGGTGATTGGTATCGTTATGGCGGAAGTTCTGCACGAGCTTGGCGCGGATAAAGTACGGGTAAAATGGCCAAACGACCTTTACCTGAACGATCGTAAGCTTGCCGGCATCCTGGTCGAACTGACGGGAAAAACTGGCGATGCGGCGCAAATTGTCATTGGTGCCGGTCTCAATATGGTAATGAGAAATGTGCAAAGCGATGTGGTGAATCAGGCGTGGACCAACCTGCAGGAAGCGGGGATCACCATCGATCGCAACACGCTTGCCGTGCGTATGATTAAAGAGCTGCGTACCTCCCTGTCTCTCTTTGAACAGGAAGGGCTGGCATCGTTCCTGTCTCGTTGGGAAAAACTCGATAACTTTATCAACCGACCGGTGAAACTGCTGATTGGTGATAAGGAGATCTACGGTATCTCTCGCGGCATTGATGCACAGGGTGCCCTGCTCCTGGAGCAGGATGGCGTCATCAAGCCCTGGGTGGGCGGTGAGATCTCCCTGCGCAGCGCTGAATAA
- the murB gene encoding UDP-N-acetylmuramate dehydrogenase gives MNHSLKPWNTFGIQRNANHIVRADTAQQLLDAWQRATENNEPVLILGEGSNVLFLDDFAGTVIINRIMGIEVEECADSWRLRVGAGENWHQLVQYTLEKGMPGLENLALIPGCAGSSPIQNIGAYGIELKHVCDYVDCIELATGTAQRLTAEQCRFGYRDSIFKHEYQDRYVIVAVGLRLSKTWQPVLTYGDLTRLDPATVSPRDVFDSVCHMRMTKLPDPKINGNAGSFFKNPVISSENAKALLAKWPTAPHYPQADGSVKLAAGWLIDQCQLKGTTVGGAAVHRQQALVLINQHDATSDDVVQLAHHVRQQVGEKFNVWLEPEVRFIGRTGEVNAVETIA, from the coding sequence ATGAACCACTCCCTTAAGCCCTGGAATACCTTTGGTATTCAACGGAATGCTAATCACATTGTACGCGCCGATACGGCCCAGCAACTGCTGGATGCATGGCAACGCGCAACAGAAAACAACGAACCCGTACTGATTCTGGGCGAAGGCAGCAATGTCCTGTTTCTCGATGATTTTGCCGGGACGGTCATTATTAACCGCATCATGGGAATTGAGGTCGAAGAGTGCGCCGATAGCTGGCGTTTGCGCGTAGGTGCCGGCGAAAACTGGCATCAACTGGTGCAATATACCCTCGAAAAAGGGATGCCGGGACTGGAAAACCTGGCTCTCATCCCGGGCTGTGCGGGATCATCGCCCATTCAAAATATCGGTGCGTATGGCATCGAACTCAAACACGTGTGCGACTATGTCGACTGCATTGAGCTGGCGACCGGTACGGCTCAGCGTTTAACGGCAGAGCAGTGCCGTTTTGGCTACCGTGACAGCATCTTCAAACATGAATATCAGGATCGCTACGTCATTGTCGCTGTGGGCCTGCGTCTGTCCAAAACCTGGCAGCCGGTGCTGACCTATGGTGATTTAACGCGCCTCGATCCGGCAACCGTCTCCCCTCGCGATGTGTTTGACTCGGTTTGCCATATGCGCATGACCAAACTGCCCGATCCCAAAATAAACGGAAATGCCGGCAGTTTCTTCAAAAACCCGGTCATAAGCAGCGAAAACGCGAAAGCATTGCTGGCTAAATGGCCTACTGCCCCGCATTACCCGCAGGCGGATGGCAGCGTGAAGCTGGCCGCAGGGTGGCTTATCGATCAGTGCCAGTTAAAAGGTACTACCGTGGGCGGCGCAGCGGTTCACCGCCAGCAGGCTCTGGTGCTGATTAATCAACACGATGCGACCAGCGACGACGTGGTGCAACTGGCGCACCATGTGCGTCAGCAAGTGGGTGAGAAATTTAACGTCTGGCTGGAGCCGGAAGTCCGCTTCATTGGTCGTACGGGTGAAGTGAATGCTGTGGAGACTATCGCGTGA
- the hemG gene encoding menaquinone-dependent protoporphyrinogen IX dehydrogenase: MKTLILFSTRDGQTREIASYLASELQELGIYSDVVNLNRTEQIAWQDYDRVVIGASIRYGHFHPALDRFVKKHTAALNKLPGAFYSVNLVARKPEKRTPQTNSYTRKFLLNSPWQPDLCAVFAGALRYPRYRWYDRFMIRLIMKMTGGETDTRKEVVYTDWTQVSSFAREIAHLSPESRRI; the protein is encoded by the coding sequence GTGAAAACACTTATTCTATTCTCTACGCGAGACGGGCAAACGCGTGAGATTGCCTCTTATCTGGCTTCTGAACTACAAGAGCTGGGCATTTACTCTGATGTGGTGAACCTGAACCGTACGGAGCAAATCGCCTGGCAGGATTACGACCGCGTGGTGATTGGGGCGTCTATCCGTTACGGGCATTTCCATCCTGCGCTGGATCGCTTTGTGAAAAAGCATACGGCAGCGCTCAATAAGCTGCCCGGGGCGTTCTACTCGGTCAATCTGGTGGCCCGCAAACCTGAAAAACGTACACCGCAGACCAACAGCTACACGCGCAAGTTTTTGCTGAATTCGCCGTGGCAGCCAGACCTGTGTGCCGTCTTTGCAGGGGCGCTGCGTTATCCCCGCTATCGCTGGTATGACCGCTTTATGATTCGGCTGATTATGAAAATGACCGGCGGTGAAACCGATACGCGTAAAGAAGTGGTTTATACCGACTGGACGCAGGTGAGCAGTTTTGCCCGGGAAATCGCGCATTTATCACCCGAATCGCGGCGTATTTAA
- the trkH gene encoding Trk system potassium transporter TrkH, protein MHFRAITRIVGLLVILFSGTMILPGLVALIYRDGAGRAFTQTFFVALAIGSLLWWPNRRQKGELKSREGFLIVVLFWTVLGSVGSLPFIFSEQPNLSITDAFFESFSGLTTTGATTLVGLDSLPHAILFYRQMLQWFGGMGIIVLAVAILPILGVGGMQLYRAEMPGPLKDNKMRPRIAETAKTLWLIYVLLTVACALALWFAGMPAFDAIGHSFATIAIGGFSTHDASVGYFDSPTINTIIAIFLLISGCNYGLHFSLLSGRSLKVYWRDPEFRMFIGVQLTLVVICTLVLWFHDVYNSALTTLNQAFFQVVSMATTAGFTTDSIARWPLFLPVLLLCSAFIGGCAGSTGGGLKVIRILLLFKQGNRELKRLVHPNAVYSIKLGNRALPERILEAVWGFFSAYALVFIVSMLAIIATGVDDFSAFASVVATLNNLGPGLGVVADNFASMNPVAKWILIANMLFGRLEVFTLLVLFTPTFWRE, encoded by the coding sequence ATGCATTTTCGTGCCATAACCCGAATCGTTGGACTGCTGGTCATACTTTTTTCCGGGACAATGATTCTCCCAGGACTGGTGGCGCTTATCTACCGGGACGGCGCGGGGCGGGCATTTACCCAGACCTTCTTTGTTGCGCTGGCGATTGGCTCGCTGCTGTGGTGGCCAAACCGTCGTCAGAAAGGTGAGCTGAAATCACGTGAAGGGTTTCTGATTGTGGTGCTGTTCTGGACGGTGCTGGGAAGCGTCGGTTCGCTGCCCTTTATCTTCTCTGAACAGCCCAATCTGAGCATCACGGATGCCTTTTTTGAATCCTTCTCCGGCTTAACGACTACCGGCGCGACTACGCTGGTTGGGCTGGATTCATTACCCCACGCCATTCTCTTTTATCGCCAGATGCTGCAATGGTTCGGTGGTATGGGGATCATTGTTCTGGCGGTTGCCATCCTTCCTATCCTGGGCGTCGGGGGCATGCAGTTGTACAGGGCAGAAATGCCGGGGCCACTGAAAGATAACAAGATGCGCCCGCGTATTGCCGAGACGGCGAAGACCCTGTGGCTGATTTATGTTTTACTGACCGTTGCCTGTGCGCTGGCGCTGTGGTTTGCCGGTATGCCCGCGTTCGATGCCATCGGGCACAGCTTCGCGACAATCGCCATCGGCGGGTTCTCTACCCACGATGCCAGCGTGGGCTACTTTGATAGTCCAACGATCAACACCATTATTGCTATTTTCCTGCTGATCTCCGGCTGTAACTACGGTCTACACTTCTCATTACTCAGCGGACGTAGCCTGAAGGTGTACTGGCGCGACCCGGAGTTCCGTATGTTTATTGGCGTCCAGCTCACGCTGGTGGTCATCTGTACGCTGGTGCTCTGGTTCCATGATGTCTATAACTCGGCGTTGACCACGCTAAACCAGGCGTTCTTCCAGGTGGTGTCGATGGCGACAACCGCAGGTTTTACCACGGACAGCATTGCGCGCTGGCCGCTGTTCCTGCCTGTGCTGCTGCTGTGCTCGGCATTTATTGGTGGTTGCGCAGGGTCGACGGGCGGTGGCCTGAAGGTGATTCGTATTCTGCTGCTCTTCAAGCAGGGGAACCGTGAATTAAAACGCCTGGTTCACCCGAATGCAGTCTATAGCATCAAGCTGGGCAACCGTGCCCTGCCGGAACGTATTCTCGAAGCGGTGTGGGGATTCTTCTCGGCGTATGCCCTGGTCTTTATCGTCAGTATGCTGGCAATCATCGCGACGGGGGTGGATGATTTCTCTGCCTTTGCGTCCGTTGTGGCAACACTTAATAACCTCGGGCCTGGCCTGGGGGTCGTGGCGGATAACTTTGCCAGTATGAACCCGGTCGCGAAATGGATCCTAATCGCCAATATGCTGTTTGGGCGTCTTGAGGTCTTTACGCTGCTGGTGCTGTTCACCCCAACATTCTGGCGCGAGTAA
- a CDS encoding IMPACT family protein, whose product MESWLIPAEPVTFVEEIKKSRFITLLAHTDGVEAAKAFVESVRAAHPDARHHCVAWVAGPPDDSQQLGFSDDGEPAGTAGKPMLSQLMGSGVGEITAVVVRYYGGILLGTGGLVKAYGGGVQQALNMLVTTRKTPLTEYTLLCDYAQLSGVEALLKQFNGVIAHSDYQAMVQLRVALPQAEQAAFSAKLADFSRGSLQLLPIEE is encoded by the coding sequence ATGGAAAGCTGGCTGATACCGGCTGAGCCGGTCACCTTTGTTGAAGAAATCAAGAAAAGCCGCTTTATTACGCTGCTGGCACACACCGATGGCGTAGAGGCGGCAAAGGCGTTTGTTGAGTCTGTCCGCGCTGCGCATCCCGACGCCCGTCACCACTGCGTGGCGTGGGTCGCCGGGCCGCCAGACGATTCGCAGCAGCTGGGTTTTTCTGATGACGGTGAACCGGCGGGTACTGCCGGCAAACCTATGCTTTCCCAGCTCATGGGCAGTGGCGTGGGTGAAATCACCGCCGTGGTTGTTCGCTACTACGGCGGCATTCTATTAGGTACCGGTGGGCTGGTGAAAGCGTATGGCGGGGGCGTACAGCAGGCGCTTAATATGTTGGTCACCACCCGCAAAACGCCACTCACCGAATATACTTTGTTGTGCGACTACGCCCAGCTATCGGGTGTCGAAGCGCTGCTTAAACAGTTTAACGGTGTGATTGCACACAGTGATTACCAGGCAATGGTGCAATTGCGCGTGGCGCTTCCTCAGGCTGAACAGGCTGCTTTTTCGGCAAAACTGGCGGATTTTAGTCGCGGTTCGTTGCAATTGCTGCCGATTGAAGAATAA
- the pepQ gene encoding Xaa-Pro dipeptidase — MDSLASLYKNHIVTLQERTRDVLARFKLDALLIHSGELMNTFLDDHAYPFKVNPQFKAWVPVTQVPNCWLLVDGVNKPKLWFYLPVDYWHNVEPLPTSFWTEEVDVMALPKADGIGSQLPAARGNIAYIGPVPERALGLDIPADKLNPKGVLDFLHYYRAYKTDYELYCMREAQKTAVNGHRAAHEAFQSGMSEFDINQAYLTATGHRDTDVPYSNIVALNEHASVLHYTKLDHHVPSEMRSFLLDAGAEYNGYAADLTRTWAANADTDFAHLIKDVNDEQLALISTMKAGTSYVDYHIQFHQRIAKLLRKHQIVKDMSEEAMVENDLTGPFMPHGIGHPLGLQVHDVAGFMQDDTGTHLAAPSKYPYLRCTRILEPRMVLTIEPGIYFIESLLAPWREGQFSKHFNWEKIDALKPFGGIRIEDNVVIHENGIENMTRDLKLA; from the coding sequence ATGGACTCACTGGCTTCGCTTTATAAAAATCATATCGTTACCCTACAGGAACGTACCCGTGATGTACTTGCCCGCTTTAAGCTGGATGCGCTGTTAATCCACTCGGGCGAGCTGATGAATACCTTCCTGGATGACCATGCGTATCCGTTTAAGGTTAACCCGCAGTTTAAAGCCTGGGTGCCGGTAACACAGGTGCCAAATTGCTGGTTGCTGGTGGATGGCGTGAACAAGCCGAAACTGTGGTTCTATCTGCCTGTGGATTACTGGCACAACGTTGAGCCGCTGCCGACCAGCTTCTGGACAGAAGAAGTGGACGTCATGGCTTTACCAAAAGCCGACGGTATTGGCAGCCAGTTGCCTGCCGCGCGTGGCAATATTGCCTACATTGGCCCGGTCCCGGAGCGTGCGCTGGGTCTGGATATCCCGGCGGACAAACTCAACCCGAAAGGAGTGCTGGATTTCCTGCACTATTACCGCGCGTATAAAACCGACTACGAACTTTACTGCATGCGTGAAGCGCAAAAAACGGCGGTGAATGGTCACCGTGCAGCGCATGAAGCCTTCCAGTCCGGTATGAGCGAGTTCGATATCAATCAGGCGTACCTCACCGCGACCGGTCACCGTGACACCGATGTGCCTTACAGCAACATCGTCGCTCTGAATGAGCATGCCTCTGTGCTGCATTACACCAAACTGGATCACCATGTGCCGTCTGAGATGCGCAGCTTCCTGCTGGACGCAGGCGCAGAGTACAACGGCTACGCGGCTGACTTGACCCGTACCTGGGCGGCCAATGCGGATACCGATTTTGCGCATCTGATTAAAGACGTTAACGATGAGCAACTGGCGCTTATCAGCACCATGAAAGCCGGAACCAGCTATGTGGATTACCATATCCAGTTCCATCAGCGCATCGCTAAACTGCTGCGTAAACACCAGATCGTGAAAGACATGAGCGAAGAGGCGATGGTCGAAAACGATCTGACCGGACCCTTTATGCCGCACGGTATAGGCCACCCGCTGGGTCTGCAGGTTCATGATGTTGCGGGCTTTATGCAGGATGATACCGGCACGCACCTCGCCGCGCCGTCTAAATATCCTTACCTGCGCTGCACGCGTATCCTTGAGCCGCGCATGGTGCTGACCATCGAGCCGGGGATCTACTTTATCGAATCGCTGTTAGCGCCATGGCGCGAAGGTCAGTTCAGCAAGCACTTCAACTGGGAAAAAATTGACGCGCTGAAACCGTTTGGCGGTATTCGTATCGAAGATAACGTCGTGATTCATGAGAACGGTATCGAGAATATGACGCGAGACCTGAAGCTGGCCTGA